GTTTTCAAATCTTCAAACTTGTGTTTGTTGTATTTATTTTCTGCATTACCGTCATACAAAACCGGACCCGTGTAGGTATACATCATACGGTTATGGTATGGGTCATTTGAGCTGCGCTTGATTTGTGAATACAAGCTTCCAGACCAAGGTTCACCTGACAGGTTCTCGACCTTATAGTCGACTTTAATCAAGTAGCTACCTTTTTCGAAAGTATAGGTCTTAGTGACTTTAATACCGTCTTTTTCCCATACCATCGGTACAGTAAGTGTTTTGCCAGTCATCTCGTAATCAGTTTTTGCAACTTGATAAACCGACTTATGGTTCGGTGCAGGTAGTTTGGCGTTCGCTTGTGAAGCAATACCATTTTGCGCAATATAGAACAGGTTACCCTTGTCGCTCATTAACTTGAATGGCTTGCTGTGATCATCCTGTGCCGCATACTTCAACAAATAGACGTCACGAATGTCGCCGCCGTCAGTATCCAAAGTAATGTTATAAACGTCGGTTTTGACCTTAACGCGTTGACCGGAAGCCAAAGCAATTTTAGTCGCTGGTACTTCACCACCTTTGGTAGCAGGCACTTCGTTTGACGCGGCGATTTGATTTGCGGTTGGCACACCATTATCGGATGCTTGTTGAGTTTGCTGTATCGCAGCTGGCTGTGATTTTGCGTGTTGGAATTGCGTCCATTGCAACCAGATCCACAAAAGGGTGAAGGCTAAGGCTAACCACCAAAAAGATCGCATGTTCATTTTAGTTTTTTTCCTGTTTGTCTTGCGTCTATGACTTATTAAATTTTAGTATTAGGTATTCTGTGCAGCACTAACCTTTCGGTTTATTCTTCTTCCTACCGTCGTTGGCAGGAGGTCGGCGTTTGGGAGCCGGACGAATCACGCCATCCTTTAGTCCGCTGCTGCTGATTTTGCGGATTAAATGAATAAAACTTTTGTTCAAGGTCACATTATCAATTTCTTGCATGCCGCGACGACTCAAAACCACAATATCATACCCGCTTAATGCCTGTTTATGTTGACGAAATAGCTCTCTTGCCAATCTTTTTATTCGATTTCGCCAAACCGCTCTATTCAGTTGCTTTTTGGCAATTGCCAAACCCATGCGGGGATAAGGTTTTTGATTAGGGCGAACGATAAGTGTCCAATGACGATTGGCAAACTTTTCTGCATTGGCAAAGACATGTTGAAAGTCTTTCGGCGTCAGCAAACGAAATGCTTTTGGAAAAG
This portion of the Hydrogenovibrio marinus genome encodes:
- the rnpA gene encoding ribonuclease P protein component, with amino-acid sequence MIEKRHNSDELNTDSDEPQGLTHQNFPPIDDSEALSEQDLQNLNNPALFDLSLNTFPKAFRLLTPKDFQHVFANAEKFANRHWTLIVRPNQKPYPRMGLAIAKKQLNRAVWRNRIKRLARELFRQHKQALSGYDIVVLSRRGMQEIDNVTLNKSFIHLIRKISSSGLKDGVIRPAPKRRPPANDGRKKNKPKG